GTATGTATTTGGGACAAAAATATATGTCCAAAATATACAGTAGCTATAATAACTAAAAACTGAAACGTCCACAACCGAAACAATTTGGTTCATTTTGGTATTGACATAATTGTTTTGGTAACTGACTCTTTATTGGTAATCCACTGTATTTATTTACATCTATTGAAAAAAACATCTGATAAAATAATCTACATTAAAGACATAGATAATTGCTCTTCCTGGAAGTCAAATTAATTGGACGAAACCAATTCTTCTCGCTTTAAATCAAGGACATACTATTGTAGCGAATTCGGGGGGTAGGCCCAACTGGGACTCGAACCGAGGTCCAACAACTGTCAAGCCAATACCTTAACCGTTACGCCAAGAGGTTAAAGTGTTGAGTTAAGGTTGCTACAATATGGTATACAGTGGACAAGGTCCTCAGCCTAATCCCTCCTGCCACAAAGGTTACACAGTTACATGTCCAAATCAGCCAAAGTGTGTACGACACAGGCAGCTCAAATGTTaattgatctgattggtcaaaagaccaattagtgaaataaattgcagaattgggctgcctgtgtaaacgcagccacaTGTGCGAGAAGCTTGGTCTGTGAATACAGGGAAACTTGTCCATGCGTCAGAGCCGGACATTGATGGTGAAATATGTCTCCAGATTACATTTAAAGGTTTTGAAAATCAGTTTAAAAAtcttgtttttactattttgcaCATTTTGTATTACATTTCTCAAATTAATATGTAACAGAAGGCTAATAAAAATGATGTGGTGCATGGTTCTCCCTTATTAATTACTTAATTGCAACTTTTTCACTGTTTTGGTAGTGAATAATTTTGTTCCTAGTAAGGAATTCACAAAACTACTTAAAATATGCAATACAAACAGTGTGTGAATAGTAGATATGTCTAAAAACAGGATACAAgtgaaatatttttttctaaCCCCAATTTGAATGAACCACTGTATTTTAACACTCGCCTATAATATAATAGCTAGCTATAGCAGGTGCGATTTGAGAAGTGTTTTGATAGTATTTAAACTCAGTATTATATTTTGTCTACTAATTCTTACCTTGGTTTCCTTCACCCCCACTGCACTCTGGTCAGAAGTATAGAATAAATTACATGTTATTTCATTAAGTAGCATTGCTTCCTCGACCTGTTGGACAATCAACAGAGATTGTGAAGAACGTTTCAATGAGGAACCCGTGTCAAGCCAACTAAAAAAAAATAACACGTTTAAACTGAGGACAGGTAGATGACAGAAAAGTAAgtgcagagagagacaacaggtgaGTAGTACACAAAATGCAAAGTGGAGTTTCCATGACAAGATTTAGGCTCAGGCTGAAGCATTTATGGGTACAAATTATACTGTTGTATGTCAAGACTCACAAATTAGTTAATCAAAGCTGATATACAGTACCCTTCAAAAGTTTGgaaatacctactcattcaagggtttttctttatttttactattttctacattgaagaatagtagcgaagacatcaaaactatgaaataacacatatgtattcatgtagcaaccaaaaaagtgttaaacaaatcaaaatctattttatatttgagattcttcaaagtagccatccctTGCCTTGAtttcagctttgcacactcttggcattctctcaaccagcttcatgaggtagttacctggaatgcatttcaattaacaggtgtgccttgttaaaagttaatttgtggaattgctttccttcttaatgtgtttgagccaatcagttgtgttgtgacaaggtaggggtggtatatagaagatagccctatttggtaaaagaccaagtccatattatggcaagaacagctcaaataagcaaagagtaacgtaagtccatcattactttaagacatgaaagtcagtcaatctggaaaatttcaagaactttgaaagtttcttcaagtgcagtcgtaaaaaccatcaagcgctatgatgaaactggctctcatgaggaacgccacaggaaaggaagacccagagttacttctgctgcaaaggataagttcattagaataactgcacctcagactgcagcccaaataaattcttcacagagttcaagtaacagacacagctcaacatcaactgttcagaggagactgcgtgaatcaggccttcatggttgaattgctgcaaagaaaccactactaaaggacatgaataagaagaagagacttgcttgggccaagaaacacgaacaatggacattagaccggtggaaatctgtcctttggtctgatgagttaaaatttgagattttggattctaaccgccgtgtctttgtgagacacagagtaggtgaacggattatctccgcatgtgtggttcccaccgtgatgcatggaggaggaggtgtgatggtgctttactggtgacactgtctgtgatttatttagaattaaaggcacacttaaccagcatggctaccacatcattctgcagtgaTGCATCATCCCATCtgtttgcgcttagtgagactatcatttgtttttcaacaggtcaatgacccaaaacacacctccaggctgtgtaagggctatttggccaGGTAGAgtgttggagtgctgcatcagatgacctggaggGGATCAAGTTATTCattctccacaatcacccgacctcaacccaattgagatggtttgggatgagttggacgacagagtgaaggaaaaacagccaacaagtgctcagcatatgtgggaactccttcaggactgttggaaaagcattccaggtgaagttggttgagagaatgccaagagtgtgcaaagttgtcatcaaggcaaagggtggctactttgaagattctaaaatccaaaatatatttagatttgtttaacccttttttgttactacatgattccatatgtgtatttcatagtttcatagaaaatagtaaaaataaagaaaaatccttgaatgagtaggtgtgtccaaacttttgactggtactgtacattacgataatatagtataatgtaatactataatactaatataataccACATATTAATACAGTCTGCACAGGGACTACAGATGAAAATGTGTTGTTTAGCTAAATCTTGAACTATTACTAAtccaaaataaatacataaaataaatTACAAATCTATACTTCTATACTGTATATGTGGCCTACACAACAGTCTATAGTCCAGGCCTTGTGTAATCTCTACATGGAAACTCCAGGATAGAGTCAAAGAAACTGAGACAGACTTCAATCTGCAGAGGACGATTAGACtttatggaaaataaaataatttggtTAAAATGTGAGGAGTGAAATTATAAAGGTAGTACTGCTcaacacacagcgagagagaggcagagagaggaagtgagagagatggaaagaaacAGTTATTCATTTTTAGTATTTGTTTAGATTATTAAAGAACACTgctttaaaggggagagaaagaagaaaacAAGAGGAATGGATTGTTCCGTTTTAAGTTAATGTCTGCTGCGTTGAGGAAGACACTTTCTCCAGCGTCCAGCTAATTCTCCCCATTCTACAAGGAGATACAAAAAACATGGACATATTAACGTTGGGAACTGTGGTGGGttggggatgggatgggaggtagGGAAAGGGACAAGAGAGGAATTGTGGGAACTGGGAATGTTTCACAGAACAGACATGGTTGGTTAGACGCTGTCAGCCACGGAGGAGACGTCTCACCAAGAACTTGCGTTTCTGTTTCCAGTGGTTGCCCTGGGCGTTAGTTGACATGTGGGCCTCGGTGACCATGCGGATCAGGTCCCACTCCTCCTGGGACGGCTCAGGCCGGTCCCACACCGTCTTCTGGAGCTCATCCTTCCGCCGCCGCTCACGGTTCTCCTCGATCAACTTCCGCTTGGCGAGCCGCTTGCTGTCGTCCAGCACCACTGGGAGGGAGTGGTGGAGGtgtagaggatgggagggagtggtggaggtgtagagggtgggagggagtggtggaggtgtagagggtgggagggagtggtggaggtgtagaggatgggagggagtggtggaggtgtagaggatgggagggagtggTGGCGGtgtagaggatgggagggagtggTGGAGGTGTAGATGATGGGAGGGAGTGGTGGAGGtgtagagggtgggagggagtggtggaggtgtagaggatgggagggagtggtgggggtgtagaggatgggagggagtggTGGAGGTGTAGAggtgggagggggtggaggaggtgtTAGGGATTGGGGGGAAGGGTGAAGTGGTAGGGCGAGAGAGGGTCAAAGAAGGAAGCAAGGAGTCACGAACGGCGAGGGGATTGAGAGGGAGGGGATCAAGCGCACAAAGAAGCAAGAGAGTAAGTCTAAGTCTAAGTATTTTAAGAACTGCCACTGCTATTTTAAGAAATGAACTGTTCTATTGTTTTGAAGTATGGCTCCATACAATTTACAATACAAACAATAAACAATTCAAAACATATGCACTCTGCCTCTGATATTTACACTGATAACATCCATCATTAAAAACATGATCTGTCAAtagataaataataatacaaatccgATAACAGAAGTAAAAACAGAGAAAGCATGATAGAAATTGCACAATAAAACAAGAATGAAGAAGAGTATTTGTAAAGAGTAATGAATGAGGCAGTCTATTCCTGTTATGAGGAGTCATGACATTAGTTCTCCCTATCTCTGTACTCTGAAATAGGTAGGTTAAGCAGCTCTCCGTGATGAGCCACCTGGCAGGCCAAGCGTGATTATCAAGTTCAGTTAACAGATCTCTCAGGTAGATTGGAGCATATTTATTGAGACACATTTTTAGAGCAATCAGAACTAGTGCTAGTTAGTTCATTTGTTAAATCAGTTTTTTCCCCAGCTTCCATAGTGGTGGTAGTGAATGTCCTCTCAATTAAATATGAACGCTACATTATTATAATTGTATTATACATCTCACTCTAGAAGAAGGAACATTCTCTCTAAAGGTATTCTGGGGAAATAAACTAAGCAGAATACTACTTACAGTCTGTTGCCATGCCGACAGCGATGCACTTCTTGAAGCGGCATTCCTGGCACTGGTTCCTGGTCACCTTATCGATGACGCACTTTGCCTCGTACTTACAAGCGTACGTCGGGTTCAGGTTCTTCTGGATTGTCCGCCGGAAGAAACCCTTTGGGAAAAAAAGATAAACTAAATGTTTGAAAGGGAATTTCCGGAACACAATGATCTAAAAAATGATATTTCATTGAATTTTTCCTTTTTGATGGATACTGCTGAAACCATGTCAGAGAGTTAAGTGTTGGTATTATTACATCTGTTACTAATACATATGTCCAGTGTTGGTATTACCTTGCATCCTTCACAGGTGATACAGCGATAGTGATATCCTGTAGCTTTATCCCCACATACTACACATAACTCGTCCTTGTCCAGGTAACTGGGGATGTACCCTAACAAGACAGAAAGAAATCAAACGCAAACACATCATTTAGGGAAAGTTGTACAACTGAacgccttcaactgaaatgtgtcttccacatttaacccaacccctctgaatcagaggagtgccAAAATCGATATTCACGTCTTCGGGGcgcagggaacagtgggttaactgcctcgctcaggtgtagaacgacagatttttaccttgtcagccccagggattcgatccagcaacctttcggtcactggcccaatgctctaaccactaggctacctgccgccccatataggCCTTTGACGATCCGTTAACAGGGACACATCTATACTTATGTTGGATACAAACAGCATTCAGAAACAACCAATTATGTATGCTAGGAACGCCTGTATCGTTACCAGACAGATTTCCCTGTGTGACAATAAAGTACTCATTTACTACTGTCTGACCACAAGCAGACCACTGAACATGATCTTTGTAGACACAGCAACTTAGAAACAAAGAGGTGATTTCCACCAGATGTGTTTAACATCATTCATTTCAACACAAAGTTCTCCAAAAGGGCCTAAAGTGTGTAGCACTAAGAAGTTAAGAAGCAGAGGTAACAAGAGTTTAAAAGGTAGGGTCAGTGAGGGCAAGGCTGGGGGCTTAGCCCACTGAGAGAGGTGATCCAGCCCGGACACACGAGCAGGGTGGCATGCAGGGGGGCCGTCAGACtgcgggaggggaggggggtaggaggagaggagcagggtggGGGCAGAGGTCAATAAATGATCAATACGAGTCGAGGGGAGTCAGGGCCAAGCCATCAACCAGCAAGCTCCAGCCTTCTGTTACCCTGTCTGTAGTCTTGCTCCCTGTACCAGcaatcaatacacacacacacacacacacacacacacacacacacacacacacacgcacacacacacacacaaagcacaaaATGCAACAGGTTATCTGGCTCCGGGTCAGTTCTGACACGGTTTGCCACCTTAGGTCAACTTGGATTTACTCTAGTCCAAACTAAAGCCTGATCAAAGGAGCTCAGGTTGTCAACACAATTAATACCCACCCGTGAATTTAATAGCAAACCATTATGATAGACACTAAGAACACTGTTCAGGACAATCAAATGCAGAGACATATTGACAATTCAGAAGTTTGCCAACAAGTCTTTTCAAAGTCCATGTACTTGTAATATGTTGGCGGTCTGAATTTGCCTTTAAACTTCAAGAGGTCTTAGTTTGAAAGTGAATACATAGTTCAATGTACATAACTACAAACGGTCCCTTATGGGTTGACTTATCAACCGATAAACTCACAGTACTCAGTGTTTAGGTGTTAATAAACATATAGTATCAGAATCACTATGATTATAGTGTATCAAAAGTCACTACGATATTATATAAACACATACGAGCAAGGTTCAACACTGAAACGGTTTGCAAGGAGATAAATCACTGTTCAAGCCAAACTAGACTAGCATACATCAAATACCAACAATATCAGGTCAGATTTTGTCCTTCATCAACAGGACATATTTGTGCACCTGTCGCACGTCTCTACACATGCATTCCAACACAAGCTGTCAAGATGGCACCCCATCACGCCACCGGGTTAGTCCCTACCTTTCAGTTTGTCATGCCATCACAATAATCCCTAGTACTTCCCGGTTCTAGAGCCAGAAGTACTGCTCCCTAGTCCCAACTCCCTACCTTTCTTGTTGACCTCTTGCATCCACTGCATGTGGGAGAAGTCAGGCTTCCCCTCAGAATAGTAGTCGGGCTGGTGGTTGTAGTGGCTGAGAGGCACTTCCATGGTGCAGTATTCACTTTTGAACACAGGGTTGGGTCCTGGGTAGGAGCAGGCGTAGGGCTGGCTGGGGGGCCAAGCCTGCTCCATGCAGGGAGGGTGGATCTGGTGCATGGGCTGGGGCTCACAGTGCCCGTAACCCCCGGGACCATCACCTCCATACATGCAGTACTCCCCACCGCCCTGCATCGGGTAGCCACCGCCTACGCCATGAGGCATCTCATACATGTCAGGCATGCAGTAGTTCATGATGGCCAACGACTGCACCGAAGGCAGGTAGGCTCATACAAAAGGCTGATGAAGgccaaaaaaagaaaagaaaagaagccTGGAGACAATGTTACGTATCAACTCAGAGCTAAGCCTAATTAATTCAGCGTTATGTTAAATTACTCCAGATAAATAATTAAACGATTGATACGGATATGATAACAAACTGGTGTACGGAGCAGGTAGGGGCTATGTTGGTAGAATGAGTCTTATATACCGAGTCCTTGGGCCCACCCCTACAGTACAACCCCTAGCACGTACTCGCCCGGCTCCACCCCACCGCACAGCGCCCTACCAGCCGACTGTGGCAGGAGATTTATGACGACGTGAGATTTCTAATCTGACTCTGTAAATCCCAGgagtgtaacagacagacagcaacaaGATGGTGATGTTCTCGCAGATTAAAGCCTTGATTGATGTGCCTCACCAACCACCATCACCTAGTCATTGACATATGGTGCCGTGCCGCTGACAGAAGAACAAACAAAGAcagtacaaaataacaaaagaaaAGTAATCCAAAATACTTTTCTGGCATAAGAGTATGAATAAGTAGTAGCGGACAGTCTCTGAGAAGTTTAGTTTGGTTTGGTTCGTCAACACCCGGTGAGTCAATTCAATTTAACACTTAGATCTGGATGAGGAACAATATCGTGAACATTAGAGTTCAAATCTCAGAATAATCGGGTTTAGCCTGCTTAGGCCTATTTCAGTGATTTATGTCGCACACAAACTCAGAGCACCTGTCTTCAATTCACATCAATCAACATGAATCCCACGTAATCCCAACATTTTCACTGGTAATAAAGTAGAACTTAGACTTCAGACTAGGATAGAATATAATAGCTCATTTACAAGGGTTAAGTTATACCAACATTGTCATAAAATGAAGACCACCACACTGTAATCCATGATGGACAACACAACCCAGCTAAAAACAACTTGCTTACTAGTAGGTCAGTGAAACATCTTTAACTTCTATAACTCATTAGAAACCCCTGCTACCTGCCTTCGGTAATAATGACTGATTATAACCCTTACTAGTAGGTCAGTGAAACATCAGAAACTTCTATAACTCATTAGAAACCCCTGCTACCTGCCTTCGGTAATAATGACTGATTATAACTCTTTCACAAGTGTGTTACAATGATAATATTAGAGGAGCTAAGTGCAATGGTTCAATTACAATTATCAAATGTTGAAATAAATGGAATACTGAAGTTATATTCTTCTGGTGTTGATTGCATATTACTTTCCTCTTTGATTCAGAATATAAGAAAGAAACCAAACGTTTTATTCTCTGATACTCTGGTATAGTTTGATCAACAGGTTGAATTTCAATGGGAGGCGCCATGTGCCAAACCACCTTATCGTATGTTAATCTTCAGACATTCAGCCATATTGATTATGGTATTGATTATGGTTCACAGGATAAGCCTTATGGCAGAGGGGAAGGCGGTACCGATATTTTCTAATTGGACAATCAAAGTAGATGGACTAACTAAGTACAAACATATGCTTGATCACACTTAAGGTTATTTTCTTGCTAAGATATGATTGGCTAAACTTTATGAGATCTTTGAAACACACTACATGTTACTTAATAAAGttccaaaaataataataaagtaaTAATAACAATGTCCAAATAAACATATCAGAGTTTCAAGTAGTGATGGATCATTTGATATTATTTAGTTTAACAATTGAAAACGTTTTTAGTTAATATCCGGTCTAGTGGACACACTTGCTAGAGGTCTACAAGTGAATAATAAGATATATATTTTATGGATTTCAAATTGAAAGAAGAAATACATTTAATATCAATTCAGTCCAAACAAGTCAGTCAAAAAAAAACAACACCAAATAGCTATAGTATTGTTCCACATTACTAACCATTAGTTGATCAATGACCACCAAGCATCCTGGCCTACATAATACCAATAGCATATACAGTGGGACTGCAGAGAGATGCTAAGTATTCTGCTGTTCACCTTGTCTACATTTACACGCACGTTTTTTTTTAGAAATCAATTGAGTTTTAAATCTTAAAGATTAGCCATACAGTAGTTTCCCCAAAAGGTTCATTGTTTATATGAATAAATAATGTACCATTATTTTAATCAAATATTGTCTCATACTTTTAGAATTCACAAAGATGGCCGCTAcacatttaatttattttgttCCTGATGTTTTGTGTGTAAATGTTTATTTCCAGCGAGGATTGTGTACTTGTCTTTATCGCACCCAATTAACCAACCAATCAGTTAACCGATGTTTGATATAGGAATACTTAACTGCAGTGGCATCACACACCAACGTACATGTACAAAACAACGGAAACAGctaagtaaatgagggatacaaagggATTCAaggaaagcaggtgcttccacagttgtggttcctgagttaattaagcaattattTCAATATGTAATTAGGTGTACATTTAGCAGATATTCTAATAATTGATCAATCAATGGCTATGCTCTTATTGACAGCTCTTACAGTTTTTTTTTCAATTGCTAACAAGCGTCGCTCAATTCCGAAGCCACTTTTTccaaactcttcacacagtctgcattaccaacatgcatcttggccaaacagttcatcTCACCTCCAAAACTCACCCAAACCACCAAAACACTTTATACATGTCTCAAAATAAGCTTGTTGGACCAGAACACTGGCAACAATTCTCACTCAGAAAGCGTACATCGTCACTCATAGCACACTGA
This genomic interval from Oncorhynchus clarkii lewisi isolate Uvic-CL-2024 chromosome 18, UVic_Ocla_1.0, whole genome shotgun sequence contains the following:
- the LOC139373595 gene encoding thyroid hormone receptor beta isoform X1, which codes for MNYCMPDMYEMPHGVGGGYPMQGGGEYCMYGGDGPGGYGHCEPQPMHQIHPPCMEQAWPPSQPYACSYPGPNPVFKSEYCTMEVPLSHYNHQPDYYSEGKPDFSHMQWMQEVNKKGYIPSYLDKDELCVVCGDKATGYHYRCITCEGCKGFFRRTIQKNLNPTYACKYEAKCVIDKVTRNQCQECRFKKCIAVGMATDLVLDDSKRLAKRKLIEENRERRRKDELQKTVWDRPEPSQEEWDLIRMVTEAHMSTNAQGNHWKQKRKFLVEEAMLLNEITCNLFYTSDQSAVGVKETKPEDIGQAPVINAPEGSKVDIEAFSQFTKIITPAITRVVDFAKKLPMFCELPCEDQIILLKGCCMEIMSLRAAVRYDPESETLTLNGEMAVTRGQLKNGGLGVVSDAIFDLGVSLSSFHLDDSEVALLQAVILLSSDRPGLTSVERIERCQEEFLLAFEHYINYRKHKVAQFWPKLLMKVTDLRMIGACHASRFLHMKVECPNELFPPLFLEVFED
- the LOC139373595 gene encoding thyroid hormone receptor beta isoform X2, producing MNYCMPDMYEMPHGVGGGYPMQGGGEYCMYGGDGPGGYGHCEPQPMHQIHPPCMEQAWPPSQPYACSYPGPNPVFKSEYCTMEVPLSHYNHQPDYYSEGKPDFSHMQWMQEVNKKGYIPSYLDKDELCVVCGDKATGYHYRCITCEGCKGFFRRTIQKNLNPTYACKYEAKCVIDKVTRNQCQECRFKKCIAVGMATDLVLDDSKRLAKRKLIEENRERRRKDELQKTVWDRPEPSQEEWDLIRMVTEAHMSTNAQGNHWKQKRKFLSAVGVKETKPEDIGQAPVINAPEGSKVDIEAFSQFTKIITPAITRVVDFAKKLPMFCELPCEDQIILLKGCCMEIMSLRAAVRYDPESETLTLNGEMAVTRGQLKNGGLGVVSDAIFDLGVSLSSFHLDDSEVALLQAVILLSSDRPGLTSVERIERCQEEFLLAFEHYINYRKHKVAQFWPKLLMKVTDLRMIGACHASRFLHMKVECPNELFPPLFLEVFED
- the LOC139373595 gene encoding thyroid hormone receptor beta isoform X3 codes for the protein MNYCMPDMYEMPHGVGGGYPMQGGGEYCMYGGDGPGGYGHCEPQPMHQIHPPCMEQAWPPSQPYACSYPGPNPVFKSEYCTMEVPLSHYNHQPDYYSEGKPDFSHMQWMQEVNKKGYIPSYLDKDELCVVCGDKATGYHYRCITCEGCKGFFRRTIQKNLNPTYACKYEAKCVIDKVTRNQCQECRFKKCIAVGMATDLVLDDSKRLAKRKLIEENRERRRKDELQKTVWDRPEPSQEEWDLIRMVTEAHMSTNAQGNHWKQKRKFLPEDIGQAPVINAPEGSKVDIEAFSQFTKIITPAITRVVDFAKKLPMFCELPCEDQIILLKGCCMEIMSLRAAVRYDPESETLTLNGEMAVTRGQLKNGGLGVVSDAIFDLGVSLSSFHLDDSEVALLQAVILLSSDRPGLTSVERIERCQEEFLLAFEHYINYRKHKVAQFWPKLLMKVTDLRMIGACHASRFLHMKVECPNELFPPLFLEVFED